The proteins below come from a single Thermotoga sp. genomic window:
- a CDS encoding rod-binding protein, with product MYVLGVSSNIKNLKDASVEFVSELFYKLFKEMYDSIPKYDLIPETSAERWFREMLLHEYSRCAAEQSSLTEMVMKSLGEKRISSLPQRE from the coding sequence ATGTACGTGTTGGGTGTTTCTTCCAATATAAAAAACTTAAAAGATGCCAGTGTGGAGTTTGTCAGCGAGCTGTTTTACAAGCTGTTCAAAGAAATGTACGATTCCATTCCAAAATATGATCTGATCCCCGAAACAAGTGCGGAGAGGTGGTTCAGAGAAATGCTTCTTCACGAGTACTCAAGATGCGCTGCAGAGCAGAGCTCGCTCACAGAGATGGTGATGAAGAGTCTCGGAGAGAAGAGGATTTCCAGTCTTCCTCAGAGGGAATAG
- a CDS encoding flagellar basal body P-ring protein FlgI, protein MKKLLFFVLIILTFSSLFSITTRIKDIAFFRGARDNQLFGIGLVVGLNGTGDSGNVNSPLLLEMMKKFGVQVPKEDLKSKNTALVMVLADIPPFAKEGMRIDCVVASIADAKSLAGGYLIQTPLYGADGKVYAVAQGSVSLGGEDVRLSASLQKRYKVVGYLPEGAIVERDIPSDMLEGDSVTILLRTPDITTAARVAKAINDKFEMDLAKAVDPSAIKLTVPSAFQDDLITFLSLIEEIEVQPDLPTKIVVNERTGTVLFGGDVRLSDFVISYGNFTISVSSGKIGDKDATVANLVNALKAAGATPQDIIAILQVLHKSGYILGELIIM, encoded by the coding sequence ATGAAAAAACTCCTCTTCTTCGTTCTCATTATACTGACTTTCAGCTCTCTTTTCTCGATCACTACAAGAATAAAAGACATCGCTTTTTTCAGAGGAGCCCGTGACAACCAGCTATTCGGGATCGGTCTTGTTGTGGGACTCAACGGAACGGGAGATTCTGGAAACGTGAACTCTCCTCTTCTTCTCGAAATGATGAAAAAATTCGGAGTTCAAGTCCCAAAAGAAGACCTGAAATCGAAAAACACCGCCCTTGTGATGGTGCTCGCTGACATTCCTCCTTTTGCAAAAGAGGGCATGAGAATAGACTGCGTGGTTGCTTCCATTGCCGATGCAAAATCCCTTGCTGGAGGATATCTCATACAGACACCACTCTACGGGGCAGATGGAAAAGTTTATGCTGTGGCTCAGGGTTCGGTGAGTCTCGGTGGTGAAGATGTAAGGCTTTCAGCGAGTCTTCAAAAAAGATACAAAGTAGTTGGTTACCTTCCCGAGGGTGCCATTGTGGAAAGGGATATCCCTTCGGACATGCTCGAAGGAGACAGTGTGACGATACTACTGAGAACCCCCGATATCACCACTGCAGCAAGGGTGGCAAAGGCAATAAACGATAAGTTCGAAATGGACCTCGCAAAAGCCGTCGATCCTTCGGCGATCAAATTGACCGTTCCAAGCGCTTTCCAGGATGATCTGATCACGTTCCTCTCTCTCATCGAAGAGATAGAAGTGCAACCGGATCTTCCCACTAAGATAGTGGTCAACGAAAGGACCGGCACCGTCCTTTTCGGAGGGGATGTGAGACTATCAGATTTTGTGATCTCCTATGGAAATTTCACGATAAGTGTGTCGTCTGGAAAGATAGGAGACAAGGACGCGACCGTGGCCAATCTTGTTAATGCCCTGAAGGCAGCAGGAGCCACTCCTCAGGACATCATCGCCATCCTTCAGGTGCTTCACAAATCCGGCTACATTCTCGGTGAACTTATCATCATGTGA
- a CDS encoding flagellar basal body L-ring protein FlgH, which yields MKRVWCFVILFLAATIFPFSIWNSSGESEYKNLLSVRKASKVGDIVTIVIRENNNVSSERESLEIQKTLLSILGNVVSVAANFNLSNFIPINNNPSPQRTRGGEMKSSVVAKVSAVVVDVDPYGNLMVEGRKTIKVDKDYQEIIIKGKVRPDDIGIGNEVDSSKLADSEIWVNGKLVFSEEPGKESLFGKVLSFLAGLFT from the coding sequence ATGAAGAGAGTATGGTGCTTCGTGATACTTTTTCTAGCAGCAACGATCTTTCCTTTTTCTATATGGAACTCCTCGGGGGAATCGGAGTACAAAAATCTTCTCTCCGTTCGGAAGGCCTCAAAGGTTGGTGATATTGTCACCATAGTGATTCGAGAGAACAACAACGTGTCCTCAGAAAGGGAGAGCCTTGAGATCCAAAAGACTCTTCTGAGCATTCTTGGGAACGTGGTTAGCGTGGCCGCTAACTTCAACCTCAGTAATTTCATCCCAATAAACAACAATCCTTCACCACAGAGAACGCGAGGAGGAGAAATGAAGTCCTCGGTAGTGGCAAAGGTTTCGGCAGTGGTCGTTGATGTTGATCCTTACGGTAACCTGATGGTGGAAGGAAGAAAGACGATAAAGGTTGATAAAGATTACCAAGAGATCATCATAAAAGGAAAGGTGAGACCGGACGACATAGGAATAGGAAACGAGGTGGATTCTTCCAAACTGGCGGATTCAGAAATATGGGTGAACGGGAAGCTGGTCTTCAGCGAGGAACCTGGTAAGGAAAGTTTATTCGGCAAAGTACTCTCGTTCTTAGCAGGCCTCTTCACATGA
- the flgA gene encoding flagellar basal body P-ring formation chaperone FlgA, protein MKVCFLMLVVLFSSFLLSETLMLRETLLATPGVLSLNDLTVEKVGSKKSLMVLLPGFEYLVSRDFLAIRFPEYKFVGPDQVKITVKGPDELRKVVCEEIEKKVGTKDFEVFVVKTFGKFPQDLDLSSVRVTRISKNLINVFLKFTDGSYVTLNVVLRKERNVVVLKRNINVGDVIKEDFVTVERRDIFEINGEPFYDISEVVGMVSRRYLRVGAVLTRNMLENPPDVIKGQIVPAYVDLGSIKVSTFVEVVENGYLGETVKAMNIESRKYVFGKVEKGPVLRILGVTE, encoded by the coding sequence ATGAAAGTTTGTTTCTTGATGCTGGTGGTACTTTTTTCCTCCTTCCTCCTTTCTGAAACTCTCATGTTGAGGGAAACGCTCCTGGCTACGCCAGGAGTTCTTTCCTTGAACGACCTCACCGTGGAAAAGGTCGGTTCAAAAAAAAGTCTGATGGTTCTCCTGCCGGGCTTTGAATACCTTGTCTCCAGAGATTTCCTAGCAATCAGATTCCCAGAGTACAAGTTTGTCGGCCCAGACCAGGTGAAAATAACAGTGAAGGGTCCTGACGAACTCAGGAAGGTTGTGTGCGAGGAAATCGAAAAAAAAGTGGGCACGAAAGATTTTGAGGTGTTTGTTGTGAAAACCTTCGGGAAATTTCCGCAGGATTTGGATCTTTCCTCTGTCAGAGTTACCAGAATTTCAAAAAACCTGATCAACGTCTTTCTAAAATTCACCGATGGTTCTTATGTGACCTTGAACGTTGTACTCAGAAAGGAAAGGAATGTAGTGGTCCTGAAGAGAAATATAAACGTGGGAGACGTGATAAAGGAAGATTTTGTGACCGTAGAAAGAAGAGATATTTTTGAGATCAACGGAGAACCGTTTTACGATATTTCAGAAGTGGTGGGGATGGTATCCAGAAGATATTTGAGGGTGGGAGCTGTTCTCACAAGGAACATGCTGGAAAATCCCCCCGACGTGATAAAAGGACAAATCGTACCGGCGTACGTGGACCTTGGAAGCATAAAAGTGTCCACTTTTGTGGAAGTGGTGGAAAACGGGTATCTTGGAGAGACGGTGAAAGCAATGAACATCGAAAGCAGGAAATACGTCTTTGGAAAAGTTGAAAAAGGACCTGTCCTGAGAATCCTGGGGGTGACAGAATGA
- the flgG gene encoding flagellar basal-body rod protein FlgG: MMISLYSAATGMSAQQFKLDTIANNLANVDTTGYKKIRAEFQDLLYQYVKNAGTPTVAISTLPTGLYVGHGVRAAATTRIFTLGNFEQTGNALDLAIAGDGFFQIQLQDGRIAYTRDGSFKVDSEGRIVTSNGLLLVPEITIPENAVSINVSPDGIVSAELQDGTIQQLGTITLVRFVNPSGLKSIGDNLYIATPASGDPIEGVPGQDGFGAIKQGFLEKSNVDVVREMVDMITAQRAYEFNSRVIQTADEMLRTATNVKR; encoded by the coding sequence ATGATGATCTCACTCTACTCTGCCGCCACGGGGATGTCTGCTCAACAGTTTAAACTGGATACTATAGCGAACAACCTTGCGAACGTTGACACGACAGGTTACAAGAAGATAAGAGCAGAGTTTCAGGATCTTCTCTACCAGTACGTGAAGAACGCGGGAACCCCCACGGTTGCTATTTCCACTCTTCCAACGGGACTGTACGTTGGGCACGGTGTGAGAGCGGCGGCGACGACTCGAATATTCACCCTCGGAAACTTTGAGCAAACTGGTAACGCCCTCGATCTGGCAATAGCTGGGGACGGATTCTTTCAGATTCAACTCCAGGATGGAAGGATTGCCTACACAAGAGACGGAAGTTTTAAAGTGGACAGTGAGGGAAGAATCGTCACTTCGAACGGGCTCCTTCTGGTACCGGAGATAACCATCCCCGAGAACGCTGTCTCGATAAACGTTTCTCCAGATGGCATCGTCTCGGCTGAGCTTCAGGATGGAACCATACAGCAGCTCGGAACGATCACACTTGTGAGGTTTGTGAACCCATCCGGTTTGAAATCTATAGGAGACAACCTCTACATCGCCACGCCCGCTTCGGGTGATCCGATTGAAGGCGTTCCAGGGCAGGATGGCTTTGGAGCCATAAAGCAGGGGTTCCTGGAGAAGTCCAACGTTGACGTTGTCAGAGAAATGGTGGACATGATCACCGCTCAGAGAGCGTATGAATTCAACTCGAGGGTCATACAGACCGCCGATGAAATGCTGAGAACCGCCACCAATGTGAAGAGATGA
- a CDS encoding flagellar hook-basal body protein, with product MTRGIYNAAMGMLVDMAKLNRIANDLANVDTVGYKQDREAFRAYLRREVFRQEPNPIEKKVKKVPIGLLEYAVVLDEVRSDLSQGPLEETKIPYHLAIDGEGFFRVEYNGQEYFTRNGEFEVGSDGYIVTNYGGYLLDENGERIRYFDGFTVDKGGYIRDEKGNVITRIGVYTVENPQKFGNTLFIGENPTPSGNFRILQGYVEKSNVNALKAMVDMISAMRHYEVSQRAVLVNDELNGKLINSLASLK from the coding sequence GTGACAAGAGGCATCTACAACGCTGCCATGGGAATGTTGGTAGACATGGCAAAGCTCAACAGGATAGCCAACGACCTTGCAAACGTCGACACGGTTGGTTACAAGCAAGACAGAGAGGCCTTCAGAGCTTACCTGAGGCGAGAAGTGTTCAGACAGGAGCCAAACCCTATCGAGAAGAAAGTAAAAAAAGTACCGATCGGCCTCCTCGAATACGCCGTCGTGTTGGACGAAGTGAGGAGCGACCTTTCCCAAGGACCTCTCGAGGAGACAAAGATACCGTATCACCTTGCTATAGACGGTGAAGGTTTCTTTAGGGTGGAGTACAACGGGCAAGAGTACTTCACCAGAAACGGGGAGTTTGAAGTGGGAAGTGATGGATATATCGTTACAAACTACGGAGGATACCTTCTCGATGAAAATGGTGAAAGGATCAGGTATTTCGACGGCTTCACCGTTGATAAGGGAGGCTACATAAGAGATGAGAAAGGGAACGTAATCACCAGAATTGGTGTGTACACTGTGGAAAATCCTCAGAAGTTTGGAAACACACTCTTCATCGGTGAAAATCCAACACCTTCTGGAAACTTTAGGATTCTTCAGGGTTATGTAGAAAAATCAAATGTGAACGCTCTGAAGGCGATGGTGGACATGATCTCCGCGATGAGGCATTACGAAGTTTCTCAAAGAGCTGTTCTTGTCAACGATGAATTGAACGGAAAACTCATCAACTCTCTGGCCAGTCTGAAGTAA
- a CDS encoding rod shape-determining protein — translation MPKGDIGIDLGTASIIVYKRGEGIVLHEPSVVAISEKTGEIVAIGEEAKRMLGKTPEGLKAIRPMKDGVIADYKTIEAIIRSFLKRIVGRFSFMKPSLIIGVPTKITEVEKRAVFEAGLNAGARRVHIVSEPIAAAIGAGIDVMASEGNMVVDIGGGTTDIAVISLGGTVVGESVRMAGDAMDEAIVKFIRKKYGLVIGDSTAEEIKKRIGKTHPAFENYEVEIKGRDVVTGLPRTDRVNSDDVMKAIEPIVVALLTKIKNVLERTPPELSADIINNGIHLTGGGALLRGLDRTIYDEIHVRTIVAEDPITCVARGTGVLLEDEKLLKTVCETFAR, via the coding sequence ATGCCAAAGGGAGACATCGGCATAGACTTGGGAACGGCTTCCATTATTGTTTATAAAAGAGGTGAAGGAATCGTTCTACACGAACCATCCGTTGTGGCGATCTCGGAGAAGACAGGTGAGATCGTCGCCATTGGTGAGGAAGCAAAAAGGATGCTTGGCAAGACCCCCGAAGGTTTGAAAGCCATCCGCCCAATGAAAGACGGTGTAATAGCGGATTATAAAACCATAGAAGCAATCATACGAAGCTTCCTGAAACGCATAGTGGGAAGGTTCAGCTTTATGAAGCCCTCCCTCATCATAGGGGTTCCCACGAAGATCACCGAAGTTGAAAAAAGAGCCGTTTTCGAAGCAGGTCTCAACGCCGGAGCTCGAAGAGTGCACATCGTTTCTGAACCGATAGCGGCTGCGATAGGTGCGGGGATAGATGTCATGGCGTCCGAGGGCAATATGGTAGTGGATATAGGTGGTGGAACCACAGACATAGCCGTGATCAGCCTTGGCGGTACGGTTGTTGGAGAATCGGTGAGAATGGCGGGAGATGCCATGGATGAGGCTATTGTGAAATTCATTCGAAAAAAATACGGTCTTGTTATCGGGGATTCAACGGCAGAAGAGATAAAAAAGAGGATCGGAAAAACACACCCTGCTTTCGAAAACTACGAAGTCGAAATAAAAGGGCGCGACGTGGTAACAGGTCTTCCAAGAACTGATCGGGTCAATTCCGATGACGTGATGAAAGCCATTGAACCCATCGTGGTTGCTCTCTTGACGAAAATCAAGAACGTCCTCGAAAGAACTCCTCCCGAGCTCTCAGCTGACATTATAAACAACGGAATTCATCTCACAGGAGGCGGAGCACTTCTCAGAGGACTTGACAGAACCATTTACGATGAAATCCATGTTAGAACGATCGTAGCAGAGGACCCTATCACATGTGTTGCGAGAGGAACGGGTGTTCTTCTGGAAGATGAGAAATTACTGAAAACGGTCTGTGAAACGTTCGCGAGGTGA
- a CDS encoding RuvX/YqgF family protein, whose translation MIVAIDYGERKCGVAFGEVLPRDSVVVPTRELRKFVERLNPDKIVFGLPLSMSGRFSQQTFKTIEVVLLFSKKYEIYLCDERLTTRIASKISKRDDAVSAALIFQSFVENPSRCTKVVDRRKKVDLLLDDISDKRVLLYELPDPSLRLDSKETDVVTKDPVLAYFFYKNGYFVERNIPEKRYDLIISGRECEKLKDHLSERGKLVCL comes from the coding sequence GTGATTGTTGCAATAGATTACGGTGAAAGGAAATGCGGTGTGGCTTTTGGAGAAGTTCTTCCCCGAGATAGCGTGGTCGTACCAACCAGGGAACTCAGGAAGTTCGTGGAGAGACTAAATCCTGATAAAATAGTCTTTGGTCTTCCTCTGTCGATGAGCGGTCGTTTCTCCCAACAGACGTTCAAGACGATCGAAGTTGTTCTTTTGTTCTCGAAGAAGTACGAGATCTATTTATGTGACGAAAGACTCACAACAAGAATTGCAAGCAAGATATCGAAGAGGGACGACGCGGTGAGTGCTGCTCTCATCTTTCAGTCCTTTGTTGAAAATCCATCCAGATGTACGAAGGTTGTAGACAGGAGAAAGAAGGTGGATCTTCTACTGGATGACATTTCAGATAAGAGAGTGTTGTTGTACGAGCTTCCCGATCCTTCTTTGAGGCTGGATTCAAAAGAAACGGATGTGGTAACAAAGGATCCGGTTTTAGCCTACTTCTTCTACAAAAATGGATACTTCGTTGAGAGGAACATCCCGGAGAAGAGGTACGATTTAATCATTTCAGGGAGAGAGTGTGAAAAGCTGAAAGACCATCTGTCGGAGAGAGGAAAACTGGTGTGCCTGTAG
- the recJ gene encoding single-stranded-DNA-specific exonuclease RecJ, which produces MKKWELSQPDKHAVERISQRFGLSEITARILVNRGIDTEESARSFLFVDETCQHDPFLFKDMEKAVETLLEARSEGYFVLIHGDYDVDGITSAVVLKEFLEENGWKVDVYIPHRIEEGYGIQKENILSFKEMGVSCLITVDCGITAVESIDLAKRLGMKVIVTDHHEVNGDIPPADAIVNPKVPGENYPFRDLAGVGVTYKLVQALAQTLKCPNVEKYLELVALGTVADMVSLLDENRYFVKKGVEQLVKTRRMGLRKLLEKLGLKRLTSHDISYKIAPRLNAAGRMGSATDAFVLLTMKDPTKVESVVERLMELNNERRRIERQIFKEAVEMIEANDLWKDPIIVVAGENWHVGVIGIVAAKLANRYEKPVAVVSLSDDYAKGSIRSYNGYDIMNTFSSDILEIFDEIGGHSSAAGFSLRKEQLEAFREYIKNVALELKDEKVLVDAEASIDDIDDRFVEDMNLLMPFGQGNPEPVLLLSDLLIEKIHFFGEDNSNVFLHLRDGEKRLEVIGYNFKSLSNSFSALPVTPTKGSVVVNLRPMGSGLSYYLVSLDVKPIFRVKSREVGSLLRKAKEKKLLIRIPYPSKTKFLLSVKEETGGRFGVVSLTNASAQNVSGCLARYSSSKAPGYVNSAFTRGLENEIIVFTVVGFLRHLPLNDFDVFVVNEFQDFVTYSNNSQVQKFLNLLERHPEKFLLISSMKSPELEDFLKVNGYEVVDLKTDELEEFLFSDQRGRFELAALKDSSGFSIVVSEKRLIPDIYTKLGKRVVVYYASMDLEKKVKVVGLIESGSVRKAILTSNTDGLPTFIKGDIIFYDFPLSIYEIVDLLRRRAVINLCYSLQDMKRRRAELEKLFPSPDKLEEIACTAAKAKDRIELEKILENDYGITGKTLKDVYMDLIEKMNSGEIPWRVLEGDLERKVFEDTAFVLTKDLKDLFSFFKDRVIR; this is translated from the coding sequence ATGAAAAAGTGGGAGCTTTCACAACCTGATAAGCATGCTGTGGAAAGAATTTCACAGCGCTTTGGACTGAGTGAAATAACTGCGAGGATTCTGGTGAACAGGGGTATCGACACAGAGGAGTCCGCCAGGTCTTTTTTGTTTGTAGATGAAACCTGCCAGCATGATCCTTTCCTTTTCAAAGACATGGAAAAAGCTGTTGAAACCCTCCTTGAGGCTCGCTCCGAAGGCTATTTCGTTCTGATCCACGGGGATTACGACGTGGATGGAATAACATCAGCCGTCGTGTTGAAGGAGTTTCTCGAAGAAAACGGCTGGAAGGTGGATGTCTACATTCCCCATCGTATCGAAGAAGGCTACGGTATTCAAAAGGAGAACATTCTCTCTTTCAAGGAGATGGGAGTTTCTTGTCTAATAACAGTCGATTGTGGCATCACTGCCGTTGAATCCATTGATCTGGCAAAAAGGCTTGGCATGAAAGTGATTGTGACTGATCATCATGAAGTGAACGGGGACATTCCACCTGCTGACGCTATCGTGAATCCAAAAGTACCAGGGGAGAATTATCCTTTCAGGGATCTTGCCGGCGTGGGTGTGACCTACAAACTCGTACAGGCTCTTGCTCAAACGTTGAAATGCCCCAACGTTGAAAAGTATCTGGAACTGGTGGCGCTTGGAACAGTTGCAGATATGGTATCTTTGCTCGACGAGAACAGGTATTTCGTGAAAAAAGGCGTAGAACAGCTTGTGAAAACAAGACGAATGGGGCTGAGAAAGCTTCTGGAGAAGCTGGGTTTGAAAAGACTCACATCGCATGATATCAGCTACAAAATAGCTCCTCGTCTCAATGCGGCAGGTCGTATGGGAAGTGCAACGGATGCGTTCGTACTGCTGACGATGAAAGATCCTACTAAGGTCGAAAGCGTTGTGGAAAGATTGATGGAGCTGAACAACGAACGACGGAGAATCGAAAGGCAGATATTCAAAGAGGCCGTTGAAATGATCGAGGCGAACGATCTGTGGAAAGATCCCATCATAGTGGTTGCTGGGGAAAATTGGCATGTGGGAGTTATAGGTATCGTGGCAGCAAAGCTGGCCAATCGGTACGAAAAGCCCGTGGCGGTCGTCTCGTTGAGTGACGACTACGCCAAAGGTTCCATAAGAAGTTACAACGGATACGACATCATGAATACCTTCTCCAGCGATATTCTGGAGATATTCGACGAAATAGGAGGGCACTCCTCCGCTGCGGGATTTTCTCTTCGAAAAGAGCAGCTGGAAGCCTTCAGAGAGTACATAAAAAACGTTGCTCTGGAGTTGAAGGATGAGAAAGTACTGGTGGATGCCGAAGCAAGCATCGATGACATCGATGATCGATTCGTCGAGGACATGAATCTTCTCATGCCGTTTGGCCAGGGAAATCCTGAGCCGGTGCTCTTGCTCAGTGACCTGCTTATAGAGAAGATTCACTTCTTCGGCGAGGATAACAGTAATGTTTTTCTTCACTTGAGAGACGGAGAAAAGAGACTGGAGGTGATCGGGTACAACTTTAAGAGTTTGTCAAATTCGTTCTCTGCCCTTCCCGTTACTCCCACAAAAGGCAGCGTTGTCGTCAACCTGAGACCCATGGGGAGTGGTTTGTCTTACTATCTCGTTTCGCTGGATGTGAAGCCCATTTTCCGCGTGAAGAGTAGAGAAGTGGGTTCTCTTCTGAGGAAAGCAAAAGAGAAAAAACTGCTCATCAGAATCCCATACCCCTCCAAAACTAAGTTTCTCCTTTCAGTGAAAGAAGAAACTGGAGGAAGGTTTGGTGTTGTCTCCCTGACAAACGCTTCGGCACAGAATGTCTCGGGCTGTCTGGCCAGGTACAGCTCTTCCAAAGCACCAGGGTACGTGAATTCAGCGTTCACCAGGGGATTAGAAAACGAGATCATTGTCTTCACCGTGGTGGGTTTCCTGAGGCATCTTCCCCTGAACGACTTCGACGTATTCGTCGTGAACGAATTCCAGGATTTTGTGACCTACAGCAACAACAGCCAGGTTCAAAAGTTTCTGAATCTTCTGGAAAGGCATCCCGAGAAATTTCTCCTCATCTCCTCGATGAAAAGCCCGGAACTGGAAGACTTCTTGAAGGTCAATGGATATGAAGTTGTGGATCTCAAAACCGATGAGTTGGAAGAATTTCTATTTTCAGATCAGAGAGGGCGATTCGAACTCGCAGCTTTGAAAGATTCCAGCGGTTTTTCGATAGTGGTCTCCGAAAAAAGGTTGATTCCGGATATCTACACGAAACTGGGGAAAAGGGTGGTTGTTTACTACGCCAGCATGGATCTGGAGAAGAAGGTAAAGGTTGTGGGGTTGATAGAGAGCGGATCTGTTCGGAAGGCTATTCTCACAAGTAACACCGACGGCCTACCCACTTTTATCAAGGGGGACATCATCTTCTACGATTTCCCGCTCAGCATCTACGAAATTGTGGATCTTCTAAGAAGAAGAGCCGTTATCAATCTGTGCTATTCACTACAGGATATGAAAAGGCGTCGAGCTGAACTGGAGAAGTTGTTCCCCAGTCCTGATAAACTGGAGGAAATAGCTTGTACAGCCGCGAAGGCGAAAGACAGGATAGAATTGGAAAAGATCCTCGAAAATGACTACGGAATAACGGGGAAGACACTGAAGGATGTATACATGGATCTGATTGAAAAGATGAATTCGGGAGAAATCCCGTGGAGGGTGCTAGAGGGGGATCTTGAAAGGAAGGTTTTCGAGGATACTGCCTTTGTCCTCACGAAAGATCTGAAAGATCTGTTTTCCTTCTTCAAGGACAGGGTGATAAGGTGA
- a CDS encoding HD domain-containing protein: MFKKVSRDPIHSEIYLYPLEILVADTKIVQRLRFLSQLAGATMVYPGATHTRFAHSLGTMHIAGMYARNLFDDHSRIRLIRLAALLHDVGHGPFSHQFDDVVFKKYGYKDGHDEFRDRLVLEKLPEEMKRVFNTYNSRLKRAVEEDVVKTVGDLPLEEAFQEIAKRVVDVFRGEETGSVDFNVIQGPLGADRLDFLLRDSYHSGVGHFAPMNVDRVLRNSLVKMRDGKEILCYHVKVVDNIYSILFSRFMMYKNVYFHKTSRAADLMIQEMLSHACEILDLEERLKNLDEFLELTDYSILKELEMKGDERVKKLIDRFKNRDLWKMVVERPFSTEGFDPSELSLSAAKNLIDKIVENIRSVLENGGVEDTDREILVDICERKNDYFRIDTPYKLTIFHPDEFLQNNVFLYDPRSDEVLTVDEYVKKYPAYKLMVSNMIQIVRIYVTEDVREILYKYKVIPEDGRKAVTRW; encoded by the coding sequence GTGTTCAAGAAGGTTTCAAGAGATCCGATACATTCGGAAATATACTTGTATCCTCTGGAAATCCTCGTGGCTGATACAAAGATTGTTCAAAGATTGAGATTTCTATCCCAACTTGCGGGGGCGACAATGGTGTACCCGGGAGCAACGCACACGAGGTTTGCGCACTCTTTGGGAACAATGCACATAGCGGGCATGTACGCTAGAAACCTATTCGATGACCACAGTCGAATCAGGTTGATACGTCTGGCTGCCCTTCTACACGATGTGGGTCATGGTCCTTTCAGCCATCAATTCGATGATGTGGTCTTCAAAAAGTACGGCTACAAAGATGGGCACGATGAGTTCAGAGATAGACTTGTTCTTGAAAAGCTCCCGGAGGAGATGAAAAGGGTTTTCAATACCTACAACTCGAGATTGAAGCGTGCGGTAGAAGAGGATGTGGTGAAGACCGTGGGTGACCTTCCCCTTGAAGAAGCGTTCCAAGAGATTGCAAAAAGAGTCGTGGATGTGTTCAGGGGAGAAGAAACGGGAAGTGTTGATTTCAACGTTATACAGGGACCGTTGGGTGCAGACAGGCTCGATTTCCTCTTGAGGGATTCGTACCACAGCGGTGTTGGACATTTCGCTCCGATGAACGTAGACAGAGTGCTGAGGAACTCTCTCGTCAAGATGAGGGATGGAAAGGAGATCCTGTGTTACCATGTGAAAGTAGTGGACAACATCTATTCTATCCTTTTCAGCAGGTTCATGATGTATAAGAATGTGTATTTTCACAAAACATCCCGTGCAGCAGATCTCATGATTCAGGAGATGCTCTCACACGCCTGTGAGATTCTCGACCTGGAAGAGCGATTGAAGAACTTGGATGAATTTCTGGAGTTGACGGATTATTCCATTCTCAAGGAACTGGAGATGAAAGGCGACGAGAGAGTTAAAAAACTCATAGATAGGTTCAAAAATCGAGACCTATGGAAAATGGTTGTTGAACGCCCGTTTTCCACCGAGGGCTTTGATCCATCCGAGCTGAGTCTTTCAGCGGCGAAGAATCTGATCGACAAGATCGTTGAAAACATTCGTAGCGTTTTAGAAAATGGCGGCGTGGAAGACACAGACAGAGAGATCCTCGTTGATATCTGTGAGAGGAAGAACGATTACTTCAGAATCGATACTCCCTACAAACTCACCATCTTTCATCCGGACGAATTCCTGCAAAACAACGTGTTCCTTTACGATCCAAGATCCGATGAGGTGCTCACCGTGGATGAATACGTGAAGAAATATCCTGCCTACAAGCTTATGGTGAGCAACATGATACAGATCGTTAGAATATATGTAACGGAGGATGTGCGCGAGATTCTGTACAAATACAAGGTCATACCAGAAGATGGAAGAAAGGCGGTCACGAGATGGTGA